The sequence GGCAGATGCACCTCGTCCGGGTCCAACTCGCCCGGCTCGACGAGCTCTTCGACCTCGGCGATGGTGATCCGGCCCGCCATCGCCGCCAGCGGGTTGAAGTTGCGCGCGGCCTTGTTGAAGACCAGGTTCCCGTGGCGGTCGCCCCTGGCCGCCCGGACCAGGGCGAAGTCGGTGGTGATGCCGCGCTCGAGGACGTACTCGCGCCGGTCGTACTCGCGGACCTCCTTGGGCGGCGAGGCGACCGCCACGCTGCCGTCCGGGGCATAGCGCCAGGGCAGCCCGCCGTCGGCGACCTGGGTGCCGACGCCGGCCGGGGTGAAGAACGCCGGGATGCCGCAGCCGCCGGCCCGCAGCCGCTCGGCCAGCGTCCCCTGCGGGACAAGCTCCAGCTCCAGTTCGCCTCCGAGGTACTGGCGGGCGAACTCCTTGTTCTCGCCGACATAGCTGCCGGTGACCCGGCTGATCCGGCCGACCTCCAGCAGCAGACCGAGGCCGCCGCCATCCACGCCGCAGTTGTTGGAGACCACGCTGAGGCGGCTGGATCCGTGCCCGAACAGCGCCTGGATCAGTACGTTCGGTACGCCGCTGAGGCCGAACCCTCCGACGGCCAGCGAGGAGTCGTCCCCGATGTCCGCGACCGCCTCCTCGGCGGTCGCAACCACTTTGTCCATGTGTTGACCCATTCCGTCGAACCATCGCGTTCGCCTGGTGAACGATGGTGCATAATGGCAGGGCCAGAGTGTGCGCCGCCGTACCGGCCGTGTCAATGCCGCGCCATGGCTTCCGTGCCACCGATCACTTCCGTGCCACCGATCAGGAAGGTCCGAGATGACCGCCTCTTCTCCGGACGAATCAGTCCGGCCGCTGGAGCGCGGCCTGGCGGTACTGCGCGCCATGGCGGCCGACCCGAGTCCGCGGCAGCGCGCCGGCGACCTCGCCAGGGAGACCGGACTGGCCCGCTCGACCGTCGACCGGGTGGCGACCACGCTGACCCGCCTCGGCCATCTGCGCTCCGACGGGCGCGACCTGATGCTCACCCCCCGGCTGATGGAGTTCGGCAACGCCTACCTGGCATCCTGCGGACTGCCCGAGGCGCTCGCGCCGCACGCGTTCGCACTCGCCGACCGGCTGGACGAGTCCGTATCGATCGCCGTACCCGACGAGGACGGCGTGCGGTTCATCACCCAGGCACCGCGTCGGCGGACGATGGCCGTCTCCTTCCGGATCGGCGACCTGCTGCCGGCCGAGCGCTGCGCGCCCGGAGCTCTGTTCGCCACCCGGTGGACCGAGGTCGAGCGCGAGCGCTGGCTGTCCCGGCGCCGGACGGATCCGCTCGACAGCCGCTTCCCCGCTGTCCCGAAGCGGAGCGGAGCCGACGACGACCGGAAGGTCGAGGCGGACTTCGAAGACCGGGTGCGGGCGGCCCGCGAGGCCGGCTGGTCGGTGGACGACCAACTGATCGAGCCGGGGCTGGTCGCCGTGGCCCTGCCCGTCCGCGACCCCTCGGGCGCCACGGTCTGCGCCGTCAGCGTCGTCAGCCACACGAGCCGCCACACCGCCCCGTCACTGGCCGAGCACGCCCTCCCCCAGCTGCGCTCCACCGTCGACGCCATGGAACACACGCTGCGCTCCCGGGCCCCGGCCCCTGCGCCGCCCACCGACGCCGTCGCGGCCTTCGACAGCTCGCTGAAGGAGGAGCTGGGCTCCGGATTCCTGCAGTCGCTGGCGCGCGGACTCGACGTCCTGCGCGCCCTCGGGTCGCGGCGCGGAACCATGAGCCTGGCCGACACGGCGCGCGCCACCGGACTCCCCCGCGCCACGGCACGCCGGGCCCTGATCACCCTGCAGCACCTCGGCTATGCCGCCGCCGAACCGGACGGCTACCGGCTGCTCCCCCGCGTCATGGACCTCGGCTTCCCGCGCCTGTCCCAACTGACGTTCGCCCAGATCGCCAGGCCCCATCTGGCCGCCCTCGTGGAGCAGGTCCACGAATCGGCGTCCGTCGCCGTCCTCGACGGCGACGACATCCGCTACATCGCCCGCGTCACCGCCTCCCGCATCATGCGGGTCGACATCACCGTGGGCACCCGGTTCCCCGCATACGCCACCTCGATGGGCCGGGTGCTCCTGGCTGCGCTGCCCGAGCAGGAACGTCTGGATCACCTGCGCCGGGTGACGCCTCGTCAGTTCACCGCACGCAGCAAGACGACCGTCCCGGCTCTCTCACGTGCTCTGGCCACGGCGGCGAGGGAGGGCTGGGCGCTGGTCGACCAGGAACTGGAGGAGGGGCTGTGCTCCCTCGCCGCCCCCGTCACCGACGACCTCGGACGGGTGATCGCCGCCGCCAACGTCGCCCTGCACGCCAGCCGTGGCACCGCCGACCAGATCCGCGACACCGTCCTCCCCCCGCTGCGGGAGGCCGCGAGCCGGATCGGGGACGACCTGGCCGTCGTCTCACGCTTCACCGGATCCCGCATCCGATGAAGTGACACTGCGGGTGCCGATCAGCCATCCGCCCAGGTCGCAACCTTGATCGTCTCGCCGAGTGCGACGCGGGTCGGCAGCGTCCTCGGACGACGCTTCGAGGGCTGTCATCACCGGCTGGAGTTCAGCTGCCACGCCTGCATGCTGCTGAGGGTGGCGGTGCCGTTGTCGGCGAAGAGGTCGACACCGGTGCTGGAGGGGTCGGGGAAGACCTGGTCGGTGAGGACGACCTGGTCGCCGTGGGCGTTCTCGGCATACACCTCGACGGAGGAGGAGTCGACGAGGACGTGCAGGCGCAGGGTCCCGCCGTCGAGGGCGAGGGGGGCGCGCTGGACGCCGGGGAAGGAGGGGTCGAAGTCGACCGCGCCGGAGCCGGTGCGGTCGATGTACACCTCGCCGGTGGTGGTGTCGTAGCCGATCCGGGTGCGCTGCCCGGACCCCGTTCGCACGTCGAGGCCGAAGTCGGTGGCTGTGCCGGCGGTGAGGGCGGCCTGGAGCTCGAGGGTGCTGCCCTGCACGCCGAGCGCCGTGGTGGTGTTGGTGGCGGTGGTGGTGGAAACGTGGGTGCCGGCGGCGCGCAGGGTGGCCAGTTCGTCTACCGGCTGCTGGAGCAGCTGGACCTTGCCGTCCACGGTCCGCAACGCGAGCTGGCGCGGGAAGGTGTCGGCGCTGCGCCAGGGGCTGGTGGGGATGCTCCCGCCGTAGTTCCAGTTGCTCATCCAGCCGATCATGATGCGGCGGCCGCCGGGGGCGTCGTTGTAGGTCTGGGAGGCGTAGAAGTCCTCGCCGTAGTCGATCCAGTGGGCGCGCTGGACGGTGGACAGCGCGGGCTGGTCGGCGGCTTCGAACTGGTCGGCCAGGACGTGGCCCCATCCGCCGGTGTTGTTGTCGACGAGCTGGATCTGGACCGGCTTGCCCTGGTACGCGCTGGTGTTGAAGGACGCCCAGTCCAGGTTCTCGGAGTCGGAGCCGGTGGCGCTCTGCACCATCTTGCCGTCGACGAGCAGGTTGACGCCGGTCTCGGTGGACCGGGGCTGGGCCTGGGTGTCGGACAGGACGACCTGGTCGAGGTTGAGGTGGCCCCAGCCGCCGGTGTCGTCGTCCACGACCTTGATCTGGGCCTGCTTGCCCTGCAGGGCGGACAGGTCCCACGAGGCCCAGTTCAGGGCTTCGTTGTCGGTGCCGGTGGCGGAGCGCACCACCTTGCCGTCGACGACGAGTTCGACCGCGGTGGGGGCGTCGGAGGAGGCTGGGTGGTCGCCGCCGCCGATGAGGAAGTCCAGGTACTTCTTGTCGATGGTGAAGGTCGGTGAGGTGAGGGTGCCGGTGGAGGAGTCGCCGCTCAGGTAGCTGTTGACCAGCCCGTGGCCGAGGTAGCCGGAGACCTGCTGCTGGCCGGGGAGGGTGCCCTGGGCCGGTCCGGTGCCGAAGGCGGTGCCGGTGGTGGTCCAGTCGCCGACGGGGCTGGAGTAGGTGCTGCCCTCGAAGTCGGCGAGGACTTCGCCGGTGGGCACCGGCTCGTCGCCCAGCACGGTGCCGGGGAGGTGCGGGTGGTTGCCGCCGCCGACCTTGAAGTTGATGTAGTTGCCGGTGACGGTGAAGGCCGGCGAGGTGAGGGTGCCGGTGGAGGCGTCGCCGCCGTTGAAGCTGTCGGCGAAGTACCTGCCGACTGCGCC is a genomic window of Kitasatospora azatica KCTC 9699 containing:
- a CDS encoding IclR family transcriptional regulator domain-containing protein, giving the protein MTASSPDESVRPLERGLAVLRAMAADPSPRQRAGDLARETGLARSTVDRVATTLTRLGHLRSDGRDLMLTPRLMEFGNAYLASCGLPEALAPHAFALADRLDESVSIAVPDEDGVRFITQAPRRRTMAVSFRIGDLLPAERCAPGALFATRWTEVERERWLSRRRTDPLDSRFPAVPKRSGADDDRKVEADFEDRVRAAREAGWSVDDQLIEPGLVAVALPVRDPSGATVCAVSVVSHTSRHTAPSLAEHALPQLRSTVDAMEHTLRSRAPAPAPPTDAVAAFDSSLKEELGSGFLQSLARGLDVLRALGSRRGTMSLADTARATGLPRATARRALITLQHLGYAAAEPDGYRLLPRVMDLGFPRLSQLTFAQIARPHLAALVEQVHESASVAVLDGDDIRYIARVTASRIMRVDITVGTRFPAYATSMGRVLLAALPEQERLDHLRRVTPRQFTARSKTTVPALSRALATAAREGWALVDQELEEGLCSLAAPVTDDLGRVIAAANVALHASRGTADQIRDTVLPPLREAASRIGDDLAVVSRFTGSRIR
- a CDS encoding CoA transferase subunit A, which codes for MDKVVATAEEAVADIGDDSSLAVGGFGLSGVPNVLIQALFGHGSSRLSVVSNNCGVDGGGLGLLLEVGRISRVTGSYVGENKEFARQYLGGELELELVPQGTLAERLRAGGCGIPAFFTPAGVGTQVADGGLPWRYAPDGSVAVASPPKEVREYDRREYVLERGITTDFALVRAARGDRHGNLVFNKAARNFNPLAAMAGRITIAEVEELVEPGELDPDEVHLPGVFVQRVVALTPEQAADKGIERRTISAPPARGTVIEKRTAQ
- a CDS encoding glycoside hydrolase family 32 protein, translating into MSRPTRRNRRLLAATAVLSGLALITSSPATAGTLQDEQYRPQFHFTPAQNWMNDPNGLIWYRGQYHLFFQYNPSGNTWGNMSWGHAVSTDLVHWTQLPVAIPQDDNEMVFSGSVVLDKDNSSGLGTTADPPLVAVYTSFVKATGVQRQSLAYSTDGGLTWTKYANNPVLDINSQNFRDPKVFWYAPTHSWLMAAALSDQHKVSFYSSTDLKSWTHLSDFGPAGATGGVWECPDVFPLAVDGDPNKTKWVLAVGLNPGSIAGGSGVQYFVGDFDGSRFTADDGSATPPPGTALQDFESGTFGNWTTTGTAFGSAPATGALAGQSTVTGAVGRYFADSFNGGDASTGTLTSPAFTVTGNYINFKVGGGNHPHLPGTVLGDEPVPTGEVLADFEGSTYSSPVGDWTTTGTAFGTGPAQGTLPGQQQVSGYLGHGLVNSYLSGDSSTGTLTSPTFTIDKKYLDFLIGGGDHPASSDAPTAVELVVDGKVVRSATGTDNEALNWASWDLSALQGKQAQIKVVDDDTGGWGHLNLDQVVLSDTQAQPRSTETGVNLLVDGKMVQSATGSDSENLDWASFNTSAYQGKPVQIQLVDNNTGGWGHVLADQFEAADQPALSTVQRAHWIDYGEDFYASQTYNDAPGGRRIMIGWMSNWNYGGSIPTSPWRSADTFPRQLALRTVDGKVQLLQQPVDELATLRAAGTHVSTTTATNTTTALGVQGSTLELQAALTAGTATDFGLDVRTGSGQRTRIGYDTTTGEVYIDRTGSGAVDFDPSFPGVQRAPLALDGGTLRLHVLVDSSSVEVYAENAHGDQVVLTDQVFPDPSSTGVDLFADNGTATLSSMQAWQLNSSR